One genomic region from Danio aesculapii chromosome 24, fDanAes4.1, whole genome shotgun sequence encodes:
- the zdhhc20b gene encoding palmitoyltransferase ZDHHC20-B isoform X1, translating to MSGSHPSLPVFCSQERRKMAPTHVLRCCQRGLAWIPVIFIALVVCWSYYAYVVELCLLTISSTGEKIVYLVVFHLSFVMFVWSYWKTIFTKPANPSKEFCLPKSEKEQYEKEQRPETQQEILKKVATSLPLYTRTGAGAIRYCDRCQVIKPDRCHHCSACDMCVLKMDHHCPWVNNCVGFSNYKFFILFLTYSLVYCLFIAASVLQYFIKFWTSVSVCTKLCRRKSAENCPKSDLQESHAKFHVLFLFFVAAMFCISILSLFTYHLWLVGKNRSTIEAFRAPVFRNGPDKNGFSLGFSKNIAQVFGDEKKYWLLPVFTSQGDGLSFPTRLVPIDPEQPTECLQPGGLDKGAVEVSAEQTSPLSESQNRLLGNDYHSEEDHKETEVIKSDESEAITISIESES from the exons ATGAGCGGATCACATCCCTCCCTTCCCGTCTTTTGTAGTCAAGAAAGAAGAAAGATGGCGCCAACACATGTATTGAGATGCTGCCAGAGGGGTCTGGCGTGGATACCGGTGATATTTATTGCTTTAGTGGTGTGCTGGTCGTATTATGCATACGTGGTGGAGTTGTGTCTAC tTACTATTTCCAGCACTGGCGAAAAAA TCGTCTACCTGGTGGTGTTTCACCTCTCATTCGTCATGTTTGTGTGGTCATACTGGAAAACAATTTTTACCAAACCAGCAAATCCTTCCAAAGAG TTCTGTCTACCCAAATCGGAGAAGGAACAGTATGAGAAAGAGCAGCGTCCAGAAACTCAGCAGGAGATCCTGAAGAAAGTGGCCACCAGTCTGCCTCTCTATACCCGCACCGGGGCAGGAG CTATTCGATACTGTGACCGTTGCCAGGTCATCAAGCCAGACAGATGTCATCATTGTTCTGCTTGTGACAT GTGTGTGCTAAAGATGGATCATCACTGTCCATG GGTGAATAATTGTGTGGGTTTCTCCAACTACAAGTTCTTCATCTTGTTCCTGACCTACTCGCTTGTTTACTGCTTATTCATCGCAGCCTCGGTCCTCCAATACTTCATAAAGTTCTGGACA TCTGTCTCTGTTTGCACTAAGCTTTGCCGGAGGAAATCGGCAGAGAATTGTCCAAAG aGTGACCTGCAAGAGTCTCACGCCAAATTCCATGTCTTGTTTCTCTTTTTTGTTGCGGCCATGTTCTGCATCAGCATTCTTTCACTCTTCACTTACCACTTGTGGCTTGTTGGAAAAAACAGGTCCACCATAG AAGCATTCAGAGCCCCGGTCTTCAGAAATGGCCCTGATAAAAATGGATTTTCCCTGGGCTTCAGCAAGAACATCGCTCAGGTGTTTGGAGACGAGAAGAAGTACTGGCTGCTACCTGTCTTTACCAG tCAAGGAGATGGGCTTTCTTTTCCTACACGGTTGGTCCCGATTGATCCAGAGCAGCCCACTGAATGTCTCCAGCCTGGTGGCTTGGATAAAGG TGCTGTAGAAGTATCTGCAGAGCAAACCAGTCCTCTCAGTGAATCCCAGAACCGTCTGCTAGGCAACGATTACCACAGTGAAGAGGATCACAAAGAGACAGAAGTCATAAAGTCTG ATGAGAGTGAGGCCATCACTATCTCCATTGAGAGTGAGTCATAG
- the zdhhc20b gene encoding palmitoyltransferase ZDHHC20-B isoform X2 has translation MSGSHPSLPVFCSQERRKMAPTHVLRCCQRGLAWIPVIFIALVVCWSYYAYVVELCLLTISSTGEKIVYLVVFHLSFVMFVWSYWKTIFTKPANPSKEFCLPKSEKEQYEKEQRPETQQEILKKVATSLPLYTRTGAGAIRYCDRCQVIKPDRCHHCSACDMCVLKMDHHCPWVNNCVGFSNYKFFILFLTYSLVYCLFIAASVLQYFIKFWTSDLQESHAKFHVLFLFFVAAMFCISILSLFTYHLWLVGKNRSTIEAFRAPVFRNGPDKNGFSLGFSKNIAQVFGDEKKYWLLPVFTSQGDGLSFPTRLVPIDPEQPTECLQPGGLDKGAVEVSAEQTSPLSESQNRLLGNDYHSEEDHKETEVIKSDESEAITISIESES, from the exons ATGAGCGGATCACATCCCTCCCTTCCCGTCTTTTGTAGTCAAGAAAGAAGAAAGATGGCGCCAACACATGTATTGAGATGCTGCCAGAGGGGTCTGGCGTGGATACCGGTGATATTTATTGCTTTAGTGGTGTGCTGGTCGTATTATGCATACGTGGTGGAGTTGTGTCTAC tTACTATTTCCAGCACTGGCGAAAAAA TCGTCTACCTGGTGGTGTTTCACCTCTCATTCGTCATGTTTGTGTGGTCATACTGGAAAACAATTTTTACCAAACCAGCAAATCCTTCCAAAGAG TTCTGTCTACCCAAATCGGAGAAGGAACAGTATGAGAAAGAGCAGCGTCCAGAAACTCAGCAGGAGATCCTGAAGAAAGTGGCCACCAGTCTGCCTCTCTATACCCGCACCGGGGCAGGAG CTATTCGATACTGTGACCGTTGCCAGGTCATCAAGCCAGACAGATGTCATCATTGTTCTGCTTGTGACAT GTGTGTGCTAAAGATGGATCATCACTGTCCATG GGTGAATAATTGTGTGGGTTTCTCCAACTACAAGTTCTTCATCTTGTTCCTGACCTACTCGCTTGTTTACTGCTTATTCATCGCAGCCTCGGTCCTCCAATACTTCATAAAGTTCTGGACA aGTGACCTGCAAGAGTCTCACGCCAAATTCCATGTCTTGTTTCTCTTTTTTGTTGCGGCCATGTTCTGCATCAGCATTCTTTCACTCTTCACTTACCACTTGTGGCTTGTTGGAAAAAACAGGTCCACCATAG AAGCATTCAGAGCCCCGGTCTTCAGAAATGGCCCTGATAAAAATGGATTTTCCCTGGGCTTCAGCAAGAACATCGCTCAGGTGTTTGGAGACGAGAAGAAGTACTGGCTGCTACCTGTCTTTACCAG tCAAGGAGATGGGCTTTCTTTTCCTACACGGTTGGTCCCGATTGATCCAGAGCAGCCCACTGAATGTCTCCAGCCTGGTGGCTTGGATAAAGG TGCTGTAGAAGTATCTGCAGAGCAAACCAGTCCTCTCAGTGAATCCCAGAACCGTCTGCTAGGCAACGATTACCACAGTGAAGAGGATCACAAAGAGACAGAAGTCATAAAGTCTG ATGAGAGTGAGGCCATCACTATCTCCATTGAGAGTGAGTCATAG